The following nucleotide sequence is from Zea mays cultivar B73 chromosome 1, Zm-B73-REFERENCE-NAM-5.0, whole genome shotgun sequence.
TCACTGCTGCGAGTTGCGCACCTCCAACGCGCACTGCGACTGGAATAAGGGCACAAGGGACGCCGGCTCCGCCACGGGCGTCGACATCGCTGGGTGCCGCCACCCCATGCCGAGCGCGGGCGCCGACGGCCTCGGTGTCACGTCGTGCACCTGGTGCTCCCCACTGCTGCCATGCCGAGCGGCGGCGCCGCGCTGCTGCTGCTCGGCACCGCTCCTGCCCTCGGCCTGGTCCCCTCCTCCCTCCTTCCTGGCGCCCCCCGTCTGGTCCGCCTCCCAGACCGGCACCATGGGCGACACGACGAGCGGCGACAGGAGCGGGATCGGCGCCCTCCCGTCACCCCACACCGCGGGCGGTGCTCCCGTCCCCGCACTGGCGACAGCCTGCTCCAGTTGCAGCGACGCTGGCGCATGCTTCTGGAGACGGCTCGGGGGGCGTTTCTTGCATCCTGGCCGTGAGGCAGCAACCTTCATCTCCATCGACTCGATGAGCAGGTGGATTGTTGATTCTGCTCTCACTTTCCGCGATCCCCTTCTCGCGGTGACTCGCTCTCTCGTCTGCCTGGCTAGCTTCTGCAGAAACTTACATGCGTGCATGCGGTGCTCGTGGGATGGCTATGCTATGCCTATTTTAAACGGAGCACGGGTGAGTGGGTGGCCGTGTTTGGAGGAGGCGGGGTCGGCGTggacggtggagactggagagggATCTGCATGGCCGTCGCTCGCTTCATGCAAGTTGAGATGCCTGCGGTCAGTTTCTTACTTCTGAGGCACTGATCGGATTGGGATCAGCGACCGTCTTGGGATGTGTGATCGAAGACTCGATTTGATACCCTCGTTTTCCTTTAGAAAATGTGTCACCTATCACGTCACTTGGGTTGGGTTCGGTGCTTCACCGATGCCATGCAAGTTTTGGGGCCACATTATTTACAAATACTAGTTGGGATCGTACGACTGATGAGTCATAAGACGGGCTCCAACAAGATACTCTAAAAGCTCCTGTAACTTAAATATAAATGATCAAATGGTCATCTACGCTCTCCAACAACGTACTCTAAACGATTCTTTAAATTTAGACGATCCTTTAAACGATCCTatatccatttgaatactttaaatatcCGGTTtatcaaaactaaaatatgtacaatacatttgagagtatgataaatacgtatgtacaaaaattaaaaataaaaaatatctcTAATAGAGGTATTTACGTATAAAGGATGTGATTtaaaggacgttgttggagagaaaggagatatagaggatgtaatcttttagagaagactgtaaaggacagatatagaggatagatatagaggacgttgctggaggcaGCCTTAAATATTTTGGTTTACAGAATGTAAATTAAATAATAACGTTAATGTGTACAATCGAGTATCAGCGCTAATAAGTTTGAATAGACCGGCATTAGTTTTTAGTGTAGTATCTCATTACGGTTGTACTTAAACAAATATtgtcggagaccataattaggggtacccccaagatccctaatctcggctggtaatcaccatcatcacaagctgcagagcctgatgggcgcaattcaagtcaaggccccatccactcaagggacgcgatctcgcctcgcccgaacccagactcgggcaggaacagtagacccaggcgaattcacgcctcgcccgagggcctcctcaagc
It contains:
- the LOC100274847 gene encoding uncharacterized protein LOC100274847; its protein translation is MHACKFLQKLARQTRERVTARRGSRKVRAESTIHLLIESMEMKVAASRPGCKKRPPSRLQKHAPASLQLEQAVASAGTGAPPAVWGDGRAPIPLLSPLVVSPMVPVWEADQTGGARKEGGGDQAEGRSGAEQQQRGAAARHGSSGEHQVHDVTPRPSAPALGMGWRHPAMSTPVAEPASLVPLFQSQCALEVRNSQQ